The following are encoded together in the Marinifilum sp. JC120 genome:
- a CDS encoding hemolysin III family protein — protein sequence MLQYVRDPMSGLTHFIGFCLAIAGLVMLLVSSVNPTSVMHVVTFSVFGGGMILLYLASTLYHWLPLSKQGILWLRKLDHSMIYIYIAATYTPICLVGLKGAWGWSLFVAIWSMAVAGIITKMVWLNAPRWLSTGFYLAMGWLVIVGAYPLIQALQTGALLWLLAGGIMYSVGAVIYALKRPNPWPEFFGFHEIFHVFVMAGSFCHFWVMYKYITALGWS from the coding sequence ATGCTGCAATATGTACGCGACCCCATGAGCGGGTTAACTCATTTTATAGGCTTTTGCCTTGCCATCGCAGGGCTGGTTATGCTGCTGGTTTCTTCAGTCAATCCGACTAGCGTGATGCATGTGGTTACTTTTTCTGTATTCGGCGGGGGCATGATTTTGCTCTACCTTGCCAGTACTCTTTACCACTGGTTACCCCTTTCCAAACAGGGCATCCTGTGGCTGCGTAAGCTAGACCATTCCATGATCTACATTTATATAGCCGCCACTTACACACCCATCTGCCTTGTGGGGCTGAAGGGGGCTTGGGGCTGGTCATTGTTCGTTGCGATCTGGTCTATGGCTGTGGCCGGGATCATTACCAAGATGGTTTGGCTCAACGCGCCGCGCTGGCTGTCCACTGGATTTTATCTTGCCATGGGCTGGCTGGTGATTGTGGGGGCGTACCCATTGATTCAGGCTTTACAGACCGGGGCTTTGCTTTGGCTGCTGGCAGGCGGGATCATGTATTCAGTCGGCGCGGTAATTTATGCTCTGAAGCGTCCCAATCCGTGGCCGGAGTTCTTCGGTTTCCATGAAATATTTCATGTGTTTGTCATGGCCGGAAGCTTTTGCCATTTTTGGGTCATGTATAAATATATTACGGCCTTGGGATGGAGTTAG
- the thiC gene encoding phosphomethylpyrimidine synthase ThiC, which yields MFSKNKALKSIFDSSIDELCKSEGLSKETIIQGIEDGTMVLLGNPNHKNVTPTLIGQPAKVKVNANIGTSPFKSDREKEMKKLDTAWKAGAHAVMDLSTDGDLDGIRTDMLAQCPLPLGTVPIYAMAQQYVARDEDPAGFSIDELLAEVEKEAEQGVDFMTLHCGLTRRGAEWATEEGERLLGIVSRGGSILARWMRDNDAENPLLTNYDRILEICLKHNVTLSLGDGLRPGAGEDAGDAAQWEEVLVLGKLAKRAHEYGVQAMIEGPGHVPMNLVEAQIRGIKAATYNAPLYVLGPLVTDSAPGYDHIAGAIGGAIAVMNGVDFLCYLTPAEHLTLPEIDDVWNGVKASLVAAQCGEVGLGRKDAVQRDKDISIARKELDWDRIAELAIDPALACARRKDHKDEKECAMCGKFCAVRMLSE from the coding sequence ATGTTTTCAAAAAATAAAGCTCTCAAAAGCATATTTGATTCCAGCATTGATGAACTTTGCAAGAGCGAAGGTCTTTCTAAAGAGACCATTATTCAGGGCATTGAAGACGGGACCATGGTTCTGCTTGGGAACCCCAATCACAAGAATGTAACTCCCACCCTCATCGGGCAGCCCGCAAAGGTAAAAGTAAACGCTAACATCGGTACTTCTCCTTTTAAGAGTGACCGTGAAAAGGAAATGAAGAAACTTGATACCGCATGGAAAGCTGGTGCACACGCTGTGATGGACCTTTCCACTGATGGTGATCTTGATGGAATCAGGACCGATATGTTGGCTCAGTGCCCGCTGCCTCTCGGTACCGTGCCTATCTATGCAATGGCTCAGCAGTATGTTGCTCGCGATGAAGATCCCGCAGGTTTCTCCATTGATGAACTTCTCGCTGAAGTTGAAAAGGAAGCTGAACAGGGTGTGGATTTCATGACCCTGCATTGCGGCTTGACCCGTCGTGGCGCAGAATGGGCGACTGAAGAAGGTGAGCGTCTGCTGGGAATTGTTTCCCGTGGCGGCTCTATTCTTGCCCGTTGGATGCGTGATAACGATGCGGAAAACCCGCTGCTCACTAACTACGACAGAATTCTCGAAATCTGCCTCAAGCACAACGTAACTCTTAGCCTTGGTGACGGCCTCCGTCCCGGTGCTGGTGAAGACGCTGGTGATGCTGCGCAGTGGGAAGAAGTTCTCGTACTCGGCAAGCTTGCCAAGCGTGCTCACGAATATGGCGTTCAGGCCATGATCGAAGGCCCCGGCCACGTGCCCATGAATCTTGTGGAAGCACAGATTCGCGGTATCAAGGCTGCAACCTATAACGCACCTCTCTACGTCCTCGGACCTCTGGTTACTGATTCCGCTCCCGGCTATGACCACATTGCCGGCGCCATCGGTGGTGCAATTGCTGTTATGAACGGCGTGGACTTCCTCTGCTATCTTACTCCCGCAGAGCACCTGACCCTGCCCGAAATTGACGACGTCTGGAATGGTGTAAAGGCTTCCCTCGTTGCCGCTCAGTGCGGTGAAGTTGGGCTTGGCCGTAAAGATGCTGTTCAGCGCGACAAAGACATTTCTATCGCACGTAAGGAGCTTGACTGGGACCGCATTGCCGAATTGGCAATTGACCCCGCTCTGGCCTGCGCCCGTAGAAAAGATCACAAAGATGAAAAAGAATGCGCTATGTGCGGAAAATTCTGCGCAGTTCGCATGCTTTCCGAATAG